In a single window of the Pirellulales bacterium genome:
- a CDS encoding pirin family protein translates to MIVTLKAKDRGHFNHGWLDTYHTFSFGDYYDPAQMAFRSLRVINEDRLQPGKGFGMHGHRDMEILTYVLAGALEHKDSLGNGSIIRPGDLQHMSAGTGVRHSEFNPSADEAVHLYQIWLLPEREGLPPSYDQRAFSEDERRGRLRLVASPEGADRSLTIRQDARLYLSSLNAGESVSHDIQVGRHAWLQVLHGRVKVNGALLETSDGAAIGDERRLTVVAEQGAEVMLFDLA, encoded by the coding sequence ATGATCGTTACACTCAAAGCGAAAGATCGAGGCCACTTCAACCACGGCTGGCTCGATACCTACCACACCTTCTCCTTCGGCGATTACTACGACCCGGCCCAGATGGCTTTTCGTTCGCTCCGGGTCATTAACGAGGACCGGCTGCAGCCAGGCAAGGGCTTTGGAATGCACGGCCATCGGGACATGGAGATCCTCACCTACGTCCTCGCAGGTGCCTTGGAACACAAGGACAGCTTGGGGAACGGTTCGATCATCAGGCCGGGCGATTTGCAGCACATGTCCGCCGGAACCGGAGTGCGGCACAGCGAGTTCAATCCCTCGGCCGATGAAGCCGTGCATCTCTACCAGATTTGGCTGCTGCCTGAGCGAGAAGGTTTGCCGCCATCCTACGACCAGCGTGCGTTCAGCGAAGACGAGCGACGGGGCCGGCTTCGGCTGGTGGCTTCGCCCGAAGGTGCCGATCGTTCGCTCACGATTCGTCAAGACGCACGGCTCTATCTGTCGTCGCTGAACGCCGGCGAATCGGTGAGCCACGACATTCAAGTTGGGCGTCACGCATGGCTCCAAGTCCTGCATGGTCGGGTCAAGGTAAACGGGGCGCTCTTGGAGACGAGCGACGGGGCGGCGATCGGCGACGAACGTCGCCTCACCGTCGTTGCCGAGCAAGGGGCGGAAGTGATGCTGTTCGATTTGGCGTGA